TTCCGAGGGGGGAGGATTGAGGTGGGGGTGAATGATAACATCGAGCCAGGCGTGGGCGACGCGGCAATCCCGGTTTAAAGAGTTCCCTGTAAATGGGTTGAAGGCATCCTCTCGCAGCTTGTCACGGCGTAGTTCGAAGAACGAAGACGGAGGGCGCAGGGAACGCAGAGAAATGCACTTTCTGAAACCTGGAACTTGGACCCAGGAACCCCAGCTCGATTGTCCCCTTCCCCGTAAAGCCAGTCATTTAAATTCGTAAAACCCCTGTAGTAAATGCCTCCTCCATGGCAGCGGAAGCTGCGGAAGGGAGGAGCGAAGATGAGCGATGTAAAGGATAAGAGTCTGGGTGTGGGGGTTCGTTCGGATGCCAGGGAGGGTCGCTCGGCGATGAGTCCGAGCCATCGGCTTTTGATCATCGACCTTTTTCAAAAGTCGGGTTTGCCTTTGCGCGAGTATTCGCAGATCGTTGGTGTCCCTTACACGACGCTTTCGATGTGGCGTAGCCGTTTCGAGAAGGACGGTCCTGAGGGTCTGATGGACAAGCCCCGTGAGTGCAAGGAATCGGGGAGCCGTCTATCCGAGGTGACGAAGCGCGCCATCGTGATGATCCGTGAGGCCAATCCTGAGTACGGATGTGAGCGGATCAGTGACATGCTCGGCCGCGGTCCCGGTCTGGGTGCGAGCCCCGGCGCGGTTCTTCGAGTGATCCGTGAGGCGGGTCTCGAGGTCCAGTCGCCCAAGTCACCGCGTCACGCGG
The window above is part of the bacterium genome. Proteins encoded here:
- a CDS encoding helix-turn-helix domain-containing protein, whose translation is MSDVKDKSLGVGVRSDAREGRSAMSPSHRLLIIDLFQKSGLPLREYSQIVGVPYTTLSMWRSRFEKDGPEGLMDKPRECKESGSRLSEVTKRAIVMIREANPEYGCERISDMLGRGPGLGASPGAVLRVIREAGLEVQSPKSPRHA